A genome region from Candidatus Omnitrophota bacterium includes the following:
- a CDS encoding PA14 domain-containing protein — protein sequence MKHWTGKNRRGIALLLTIGVLGLISLIGISFALNMLLTRKEAANFLNSSRARYIAEAGIKRAVMDIRAQVTSVSYTNLKTYIANYVVSSGTNVPLGEGTYTLTITSEEDKVNLNTFDETDASQIDILKTFLTNQQVANIIDYRDTDSTNTAISGISGNIEGAAQCKNKPFDSINEIRAATGIDQNTFANNKDKITVYKPIMRGGLLGKYYGGASGPGISGVSPDVTIDKAGFAKKVVELGPVYQTPNDTQLPGTDGYESTPSDVGWSETHDAEFAGGSSVATIVNFGVDRFGVIWDGYIEIMPDETGAPITFRVMVDDGAKLFLDDNTANVLQGTSWQDQDKTEYSGDYTFQAAGWHKIRIEYYDNTYGNTVMLKWKGASWAGASVVPAERLGYDPLMKTGLTYNHAGIYTITSTASVLSSGLTAATRQLTATVEVFGTWTQTTKEEFCAAWFNEQGNFRDGEVFNVNWLDSCPTEGDYWDAGASKMRWEEAGTYTKTPDSVKLGYWDNFDEDPAFSTAMMKGYQWNRSWWNIPDVTLNISFQDVRDNDGDGDNEIYIKCNTFEAKHFELNRYYFKPDTQSVFVRAYLKEPAPSTRIAWRGNGILYPFAVPPAPPMGLYPGAGRDQSGNYKSIYYYDENGNGQLDYHQNPVYPFNYILDDPQVFPVYDAYNGDAPVYIYSPEGKTNTALEPIPAPGSYHYWQPEGTGCGCWLFAKGSADDPQQWANCLQPNGYKTLLTDAHGTVQVLTEPRPLWPDGDTCEIRLYQGAFFHPQFDYLAEKVMAMIGSDSDYYYSWVNGVIENSDPNWAAGYPSNPIFKFVANNQYLGADWTDLDRGQHIIGANDTWPYAGAVTEMQTHWDDIRCIPPSGYLVSTPFYSGGSIKWGTVSWSAQTPSGNTAGVYFRTASSYNNIPALDSGWTAAASNGAAIGGTNPWIQYKIALAKSDINKGQYTTSSQTPVFEDLTCTYLPTARIKYWREGS from the coding sequence TATACGCGCACAGGTAACCTCCGTCTCCTATACTAATCTCAAGACTTATATCGCGAATTATGTTGTTTCCAGCGGAACGAACGTCCCTCTTGGCGAAGGGACCTATACCCTTACCATCACGTCCGAGGAAGATAAGGTAAATCTCAATACATTCGACGAAACGGACGCCAGTCAGATCGATATCCTTAAGACATTCCTTACAAATCAGCAGGTCGCGAACATAATAGATTACAGGGATACGGATTCGACAAACACGGCAATAAGCGGTATATCGGGCAATATCGAGGGAGCCGCGCAGTGCAAGAACAAACCTTTTGATTCGATAAACGAGATAAGGGCCGCGACGGGAATAGACCAGAATACTTTCGCGAACAATAAGGACAAGATCACGGTTTATAAGCCTATAATGAGAGGCGGGCTTCTCGGGAAGTATTACGGGGGGGCATCCGGGCCGGGGATATCAGGGGTCTCGCCGGACGTCACCATAGATAAGGCGGGATTTGCCAAGAAGGTCGTCGAACTTGGCCCTGTTTACCAAACCCCGAACGACACCCAGCTTCCCGGCACGGACGGATATGAGTCCACTCCTTCCGATGTGGGCTGGTCTGAGACGCACGACGCAGAGTTTGCCGGCGGAAGCTCGGTTGCCACTATCGTGAATTTCGGAGTCGACAGGTTCGGCGTCATATGGGACGGTTATATCGAGATAATGCCGGATGAGACCGGGGCGCCCATCACTTTCCGCGTGATGGTCGACGACGGCGCCAAACTTTTTTTGGATGACAATACGGCCAATGTCCTCCAGGGTACGAGCTGGCAGGACCAGGACAAGACCGAATACAGCGGGGATTATACGTTCCAGGCGGCGGGCTGGCATAAGATCCGGATCGAATATTATGATAACACCTACGGGAATACGGTGATGTTAAAGTGGAAAGGCGCCAGCTGGGCGGGCGCATCGGTCGTCCCGGCCGAAAGGCTCGGCTATGACCCCCTGATGAAGACGGGCCTTACATACAACCACGCGGGGATATACACCATAACTTCCACGGCTTCTGTCCTAAGTAGCGGCCTGACGGCGGCGACCAGGCAGTTGACCGCGACGGTGGAGGTCTTCGGCACCTGGACCCAGACGACAAAAGAGGAGTTTTGCGCCGCCTGGTTCAATGAACAGGGTAATTTCCGCGACGGCGAGGTCTTTAACGTGAACTGGCTCGACAGCTGCCCGACCGAGGGCGATTACTGGGATGCCGGCGCCTCAAAGATGCGCTGGGAAGAGGCCGGAACATATACCAAAACGCCTGATTCGGTAAAACTCGGCTATTGGGACAATTTCGACGAAGACCCGGCTTTTTCCACCGCCATGATGAAGGGCTATCAATGGAATCGCTCGTGGTGGAATATCCCGGACGTGACCTTAAATATAAGTTTTCAGGATGTCAGGGATAACGACGGGGACGGCGACAACGAAATTTACATCAAATGCAATACGTTTGAGGCGAAGCATTTTGAGCTGAACAGGTATTATTTTAAGCCTGATACCCAAAGCGTGTTCGTGAGGGCTTATCTGAAAGAGCCTGCCCCGTCTACCAGGATAGCCTGGAGAGGGAACGGGATATTATATCCGTTTGCGGTTCCGCCGGCGCCTCCTATGGGACTTTATCCTGGTGCTGGAAGAGACCAATCGGGTAATTATAAAAGTATTTATTATTATGACGAAAACGGTAATGGCCAACTAGATTATCATCAAAATCCAGTTTATCCTTTTAATTACATCTTGGACGACCCACAAGTTTTTCCTGTTTATGACGCCTATAACGGCGATGCCCCGGTGTATATATACAGTCCGGAGGGCAAAACCAATACCGCTTTGGAACCTATTCCCGCGCCGGGCAGTTATCACTATTGGCAGCCGGAAGGGACCGGCTGCGGTTGCTGGCTTTTCGCCAAAGGCTCTGCTGATGATCCTCAACAGTGGGCGAATTGCCTGCAACCTAATGGTTACAAGACATTGTTAACCGATGCGCACGGAACCGTCCAGGTATTGACCGAGCCCAGACCTCTCTGGCCGGACGGGGACACTTGCGAGATACGGCTCTATCAGGGTGCGTTCTTCCATCCGCAATTTGATTATCTTGCGGAGAAAGTCATGGCGATGATAGGATCCGATAGCGACTACTATTATAGTTGGGTAAATGGAGTTATAGAAAATAGTGATCCGAACTGGGCGGCCGGTTATCCCTCCAATCCCATATTCAAATTTGTGGCAAACAACCAGTATCTGGGCGCTGACTGGACTGACCTTGATAGGGGACAACATATAATAGGCGCTAACGACACCTGGCCTTATGCCGGTGCCGTCACCGAGATGCAGACGCATTGGGACGATATACGCTGTATCCCGCCGAGCGGATATCTTGTCTCCACGCCGTTTTACAGCGGAGGATCGATAAAATGGGGGACCGTCTCCTGGTCGGCCCAGACGCCGTCCGGTAACACCGCCGGAGTTTATTTCAGGACAGCCTCTTCCTATAATAATATCCCGGCGTTAGATTCGGGATGGACCGCAGCTGCCAGTAACGGCGCGGCCATAGGCGGGACCAACCCTTGGATACAATACAAGATCGCATTAGCCAAATCGGATATCAACAAGGGCCAGTATACAACAAGCTCGCAGACCCCGGTCTTTGAAGACCTGACATGCACTTATCTGCCTACGGCGCGTATTAAATATTGGAGGGAAGGGTCATGA
- the fusA gene encoding elongation factor G, translating to MDRYPAQNIRNVIFVSHSGSGKTSLIEALLFNAKMTTRLGKVAEGNTHSDYNADEIERKISITSKFLHLIWKNTRVHILDTPGYADFVGDVIAPLRAADAAVLLIEAVHGIEVGTERVWQFLEERNLPRAIFINKLDKENANFENTLNSIRDRFGKQCVALQLPVGEELSLKGVEGVLPKDGRYKEELLDAVVETDDTLTEEFLEGKEISQEEMAKALKSACISGKIIPVFCGSAVQNIGVTQLLDAIVDLFPSPADRPPVEGINPKTKEPAKRNPVDTEPFSAFIFKDIFDPYVGHLTLFRVFSGTIESNTGFYNSSRDLKERIGQIYVLQGKEQVPIQKAGAGDIAAVAKLKDSHNNDTLCDEKNPIVFPATTFPEPCISDSVKPKTRQDEEKIMGALTRLASEDPTFKITRDEQTHELVISGMGDLHLDVMLDRMKKRFGVDVEVGVPKVPYKETIKKTVKIQGKFKRQSGGRGQYGDCWLELEPLPHGQQFEFVDKVVGGAIPRQFIPSVEKGVREAMNKGFLAGYPVVDIRVTVYDGSFHEVDSSDMAFQIAGSMAFKSGQEQAGPVLLEPIMSVEIIVPNDHLGQITGDINSRRGRIMGIEGRGKQEYVKATIPLSEMFKYATELRSMTGGRGSYSMKFDHYEEVPAKITNLIVANTKKAAEEAAGGHANHGHEHHK from the coding sequence ATGGATAGATACCCCGCGCAGAACATCCGTAACGTAATTTTTGTCTCGCATTCCGGTTCGGGGAAGACTTCACTGATCGAGGCGCTCCTCTTTAACGCCAAGATGACCACCCGGCTCGGAAAGGTAGCGGAAGGCAACACCCACTCCGACTACAATGCCGACGAGATAGAACGAAAGATCTCCATCACCTCGAAATTCCTTCACCTTATCTGGAAGAACACAAGGGTCCATATCCTCGATACGCCGGGGTACGCCGATTTCGTCGGCGACGTGATAGCCCCGCTGCGGGCGGCTGATGCGGCCGTGCTTTTGATCGAGGCGGTCCACGGCATAGAGGTCGGGACCGAACGCGTATGGCAATTCCTGGAGGAGAGGAACCTCCCTCGCGCGATATTCATAAATAAACTTGATAAAGAGAACGCCAATTTTGAGAATACCCTCAACTCGATACGTGACAGGTTCGGGAAACAGTGCGTCGCGCTCCAGCTTCCCGTAGGGGAGGAGCTTTCGCTCAAAGGCGTAGAGGGCGTCCTGCCGAAGGACGGCAGATATAAGGAAGAGTTGCTCGACGCGGTCGTCGAGACCGACGACACGCTTACCGAGGAATTCCTGGAAGGCAAAGAGATCTCCCAGGAGGAGATGGCCAAGGCGCTAAAGTCGGCGTGTATCTCGGGAAAGATCATCCCGGTCTTTTGCGGCTCGGCAGTCCAGAATATCGGGGTGACGCAGCTCCTGGACGCGATCGTCGACCTTTTTCCGTCGCCGGCAGACAGGCCGCCGGTCGAGGGCATAAACCCGAAGACGAAAGAACCGGCCAAGAGAAATCCCGTCGATACCGAACCCTTCTCTGCTTTCATATTCAAGGATATATTCGATCCTTACGTGGGCCACCTTACGCTCTTCAGGGTATTCTCAGGGACGATAGAATCGAACACCGGATTCTATAATTCATCGAGGGACCTCAAGGAACGCATAGGGCAGATTTATGTCCTGCAGGGCAAGGAGCAGGTGCCCATACAGAAGGCCGGCGCCGGAGATATAGCCGCCGTCGCCAAGCTCAAGGATTCCCACAATAACGACACCCTTTGCGACGAGAAGAACCCCATCGTCTTCCCTGCGACGACATTCCCGGAGCCGTGCATATCCGATTCCGTAAAACCCAAGACGCGCCAGGACGAGGAGAAGATAATGGGCGCATTGACCCGGCTCGCCTCGGAAGACCCGACATTCAAGATAACCCGCGACGAACAGACCCACGAGCTCGTTATATCGGGAATGGGAGACCTCCACCTGGATGTCATGCTCGACAGGATGAAGAAGCGTTTCGGCGTCGATGTAGAGGTGGGCGTTCCCAAAGTCCCCTATAAAGAGACAATAAAAAAGACCGTCAAGATACAGGGCAAATTCAAGAGGCAGTCCGGCGGCCGCGGGCAATACGGTGACTGCTGGCTCGAACTTGAGCCCCTGCCGCACGGACAGCAATTTGAGTTCGTGGATAAGGTCGTAGGCGGCGCGATCCCCAGGCAATTTATTCCGTCGGTCGAGAAAGGGGTAAGGGAAGCGATGAACAAGGGCTTCCTTGCCGGATACCCTGTCGTTGATATCAGGGTGACCGTTTACGACGGCTCGTTCCACGAAGTCGACTCCTCGGATATGGCCTTCCAGATAGCCGGCTCGATGGCCTTTAAGAGCGGGCAGGAGCAGGCGGGCCCGGTCCTTTTGGAGCCGATAATGAGCGTTGAGATAATCGTCCCTAATGATCACCTCGGACAGATAACCGGCGATATTAACTCCCGCCGCGGGAGGATAATGGGCATCGAGGGAAGGGGCAAGCAGGAATATGTCAAGGCCACGATACCCCTGTCCGAGATGTTCAAATACGCGACCGAACTCCGTTCCATGACAGGCGGCCGCGGCTCATATTCGATGAAGTTCGACCACTACGAGGAAGTCCCCGCCAAGATCACCAACCTGATAGTCGCTAACACCAAGAAGGCGGCCGAAGAAGCAGCCGGCGGCCACGCCAACCACGGCCACGAGCACCATAAATAG
- a CDS encoding YebC/PmpR family DNA-binding transcriptional regulator, protein MSGHSKWKTQKNKKAAADAVKGRAFTKATKEITVAAKDGGGDPDVNPRLRFALAKAREVNMPKDNIEKAIKKGTGELPGVIYETINYEIYGPGGVAIMVEALTDNKNRASAEIKNILSRKGGNMAGPGAVARFFHKKGLIVIEKTKIDEDKLMDIALNAGAEDMKTEDKIYEITTDPKDFEKVKKALDDNKIECQLAEVTSVPTMTVKVAGGPAKQVLALVEALEDYEDVQNVYANFDIPDEILEQAKQE, encoded by the coding sequence ATGTCCGGACATTCAAAATGGAAAACACAAAAGAACAAAAAAGCCGCCGCTGATGCCGTAAAAGGCAGGGCGTTTACCAAAGCTACCAAAGAGATCACCGTCGCCGCGAAGGACGGGGGCGGCGACCCGGATGTGAATCCGAGGCTTCGCTTTGCCCTGGCAAAGGCCAGAGAAGTGAACATGCCCAAAGACAACATAGAAAAGGCGATAAAGAAGGGCACCGGCGAGCTTCCCGGCGTGATCTATGAAACTATCAATTATGAAATCTACGGGCCGGGCGGCGTAGCGATAATGGTCGAAGCCCTGACCGACAACAAAAACAGGGCCTCGGCAGAAATAAAGAATATCCTCTCGCGCAAGGGCGGCAATATGGCCGGCCCGGGCGCTGTCGCGCGCTTTTTCCATAAGAAGGGGCTGATCGTCATCGAAAAAACGAAGATCGACGAGGATAAGCTTATGGATATAGCCCTCAACGCAGGCGCCGAAGACATGAAGACCGAAGATAAGATCTACGAGATAACGACAGACCCCAAGGATTTCGAGAAGGTCAAGAAGGCGCTTGATGACAACAAGATCGAATGCCAGCTGGCCGAGGTGACTAGTGTCCCGACAATGACGGTAAAGGTCGCCGGCGGCCCCGCGAAACAGGTCCTGGCGCTCGTCGAGGCGCTGGAAGATTACGAGGACGTCCAGAACGTATACGCGAATTTCGATATTCCCGACGAGATACTGGAACAGGCGAAGCAGGAATGA
- the ruvC gene encoding crossover junction endodeoxyribonuclease RuvC — MTNPVRNPISNGVKILGIDPGLCMTGYGLIEAGPKGIKLIEAGVVRTSAKEKVEARIEKIYKAIKGLVRESKPDVLVLEQLYSHYRHPATSILMGHARGAICLLAKETGTELVGYSATRVKKAVTGAGHASKYQMQRMIQNLFNMKSAPNPPDISDALALAVAHAHISRMDGIAGSR, encoded by the coding sequence ATGACAAATCCCGTTAGAAATCCGATTTCTAACGGGGTTAAAATACTGGGCATCGACCCAGGTTTATGCATGACCGGTTACGGCCTGATAGAGGCCGGGCCTAAGGGAATAAAGCTCATTGAAGCGGGTGTCGTAAGGACCTCGGCGAAAGAAAAAGTAGAGGCAAGGATAGAGAAGATATATAAGGCGATAAAAGGCCTCGTCAGGGAGTCGAAGCCGGACGTGCTGGTCCTCGAACAGTTATATTCCCATTACAGGCACCCCGCCACCTCCATACTTATGGGCCATGCCCGCGGCGCGATATGCCTCCTGGCGAAAGAGACCGGGACGGAACTGGTGGGATATTCGGCCACGCGCGTCAAAAAGGCGGTCACAGGCGCCGGCCACGCGAGCAAATACCAGATGCAACGCATGATACAAAACCTTTTCAATATGAAGTCGGCCCCGAACCCGCCTGATATCTCTGACGCGTTGGCGCTCGCGGTCGCTCACGCACACATCTCCCGGATGGACGGGATAGCGGGGTCAAGATGA
- a CDS encoding helix-hairpin-helix domain-containing protein, protein MISHIRGKIAKRKSSSLIIDVDGGISYEVLIPGCVMKSIDGHISPDGSIKLITYHYHHTDPARSIPVLIGFLNEIEKEFFEKFITVSGIGPKAAVRALNASIPQIVKAIADGDLAALKSLPGIGEQRAKEIVAKLQNKLGKFGLIQEYGVEITVTKEPDFVEEATEILLQLQYKKPEAKEMIRKALERSPGIKTAEDLLNEVYKHKKHSK, encoded by the coding sequence ATGATATCTCATATCCGCGGCAAGATAGCCAAACGCAAAAGCTCATCCCTCATCATCGATGTCGACGGCGGTATCTCTTACGAGGTATTGATCCCAGGCTGCGTGATGAAGTCGATCGACGGACACATCTCCCCGGACGGTTCCATCAAGCTGATAACATACCATTACCACCATACCGACCCCGCGCGCAGCATACCCGTCCTCATAGGTTTCTTAAACGAGATAGAAAAGGAATTTTTCGAGAAGTTCATCACGGTTTCCGGCATCGGGCCCAAGGCTGCGGTCAGGGCCTTAAACGCCTCTATACCTCAGATAGTAAAAGCGATAGCCGACGGTGACCTCGCCGCGCTAAAATCCCTGCCAGGCATCGGGGAACAGCGCGCCAAGGAGATCGTCGCTAAGCTCCAGAATAAGCTCGGGAAGTTCGGGCTGATACAGGAATACGGCGTAGAGATAACGGTCACCAAGGAACCGGATTTTGTGGAAGAGGCGACCGAGATCCTGCTGCAATTGCAGTATAAGAAACCGGAGGCGAAAGAGATGATACGGAAGGCGCTCGAGCGTTCGCCGGGCATCAAGACCGCCGAAGACCTGTTAAACGAAGTCTATAAACATAAGAAACATTCCAAATGA
- the ruvB gene encoding Holliday junction branch migration DNA helicase RuvB translates to MSEEKKDKEGRLREKLVFSQETEEDIILNLSLRPAKVTEFVGQKAVVDNLLIAVSAAKKRKDPLEHILFSGPPGLGKTTLAHIIAGEMGTKITATSGPAIAKAGDLIGILTNLGDGDILFIDEIHRLSKIVEEFLYPAMENYQIDFVIDKGPYAKTIKFNLKPFTLIGATTRSGLLSAPMRGRFGMFYSLDFYPAEELVHIIKRSAKILKITLDKDSAVEIAQRARGTPRIANRLLRRVRDYAEVKNAGKVDKEIVDKALAMLGIDAMGLDALDRKVMKAIIDTYSGGPVGIESLAATLNEEADTISDVVEPFLLKIGFLKRTPRGREAAKSAYEHFKVPSKKESQKELF, encoded by the coding sequence ATGAGCGAAGAGAAGAAAGATAAAGAAGGGCGGTTGCGCGAAAAACTCGTCTTCAGCCAGGAGACAGAGGAAGATATAATATTAAACCTTTCCTTGCGTCCCGCGAAGGTCACGGAGTTCGTAGGGCAGAAGGCGGTCGTTGATAACCTGCTCATCGCCGTGTCGGCCGCGAAGAAGAGGAAAGACCCGCTCGAGCACATCCTGTTTTCGGGCCCGCCGGGCCTCGGCAAGACGACGCTAGCCCATATAATAGCCGGCGAGATGGGGACGAAGATAACCGCCACGTCCGGGCCGGCTATCGCGAAGGCCGGCGACCTGATCGGAATCCTTACAAACCTCGGCGATGGAGATATCCTTTTCATAGACGAGATCCACAGGCTCTCTAAGATCGTGGAGGAGTTCCTTTATCCGGCGATGGAGAATTACCAGATAGACTTTGTCATCGACAAAGGCCCTTACGCCAAGACTATTAAATTCAATCTAAAACCGTTCACGCTTATCGGAGCGACGACCCGCTCCGGCCTGTTGAGCGCACCGATGCGCGGCAGGTTCGGGATGTTCTACAGCCTCGATTTTTATCCCGCGGAGGAACTCGTTCATATAATCAAACGTTCCGCTAAAATACTCAAGATAACGCTCGATAAAGATTCCGCCGTTGAAATTGCTCAGCGCGCACGCGGGACTCCGCGCATAGCCAACAGGCTCCTGCGCAGGGTAAGGGATTACGCCGAGGTGAAGAACGCGGGGAAGGTAGACAAAGAGATCGTGGACAAAGCGCTGGCGATGCTCGGCATCGACGCGATGGGCCTCGACGCCCTCGACAGGAAAGTGATGAAAGCTATCATAGATACGTATAGCGGCGGGCCGGTAGGAATAGAATCCCTTGCTGCGACATTGAATGAAGAGGCGGATACTATTTCTGACGTAGTCGAGCCGTTTTTGTTAAAGATAGGATTCCTGAAACGCACACCCCGCGGCAGGGAAGCCGCAAAGTCCGCATATGAGCATTTTAAAGTCCCCTCCAAAAAAGAATCCCAGAAGGAGTTGTTTTAA